The Gloeobacter violaceus PCC 7421 DNA window GGGGTACTTGAGCTTTTTCGACGCCGCAAGCCCGATCGTCGCGGGCGAATCGTTGGACACCGAAAAAGTCTTTCTGGCCTCGCGCTACGACCGGGGAGAGGCGGCTTATTACAATTGTCCGATGAGCGAGCCCGAGTACCGGGCGTTCTGGGAAGCGTTGGCCTCGGCCGAGCAGGCTGAACTCAAAGAATTCGAGCACGAGGAGCGCAAATTTTTTGAAGCTTGCCTGCCGGTGGAAGAACTGGCCCGCCGCGGTTACGAGACGCTCCGCTACGGCCCGCTCAAGCCGGTGGGACTCACCGACCCGCGCACCGGCCGCTGGCCCTTTGCCTGTGTGCAGCTCAGGCAGGAGGACAGGGCGGGTCGCCTCTGGAATCTGGTCGGCTTTCAGACCAACCTCAAATGGGGCGAGCAGAAGCGCGTCTTTCAGATGATCCCCGGTCTGGAGCAGGCCGAGTTCGTCCGCCTTGGGGTGATGCACCGCAACACATTTTTGTGCTCGCCCCATCTGCTTGCCCCGACGCTGCAGTTTCACGCCCATCCCCGGCTACTGGCCTGCGGCCAGCTCACCGGCACCGAGGGCTACACGGCGGCGGTGGCGGGCGGTTGGCTCGCGGGGACCAACGCCGCCCGCCTGGCTCAGAGTAGAGATCCGCTGGTCTTGCCGGTCGAGACGATGGCGGGGGCGCTGGTGGATTACGTGAGCCACGGCGATCCGAAAACCTTCCAGCCGATGCCCCCCAATTTCGCCCTGCTTCCCGAAATTACCCCCCGCATCCGCCACAAGCAGCAGCGCTACTGGGCCTACCGCGACCGCGCCCTGGCTGCAATTGACACCTTCGGCCGCACCCACGGGCTTGGCGCCGCCCCTGCGCTTGCGAGGGCCAACTGATGTTCACCGGCATCGTCGAGGAGACGGGCACTCTGCTGGCTCTGGGCAGTGAAGAAATCGCCGTTCGGGCTGCGAAAGTGCTCAAAGACGTGGCCCTGGGCGACAGCATTTCCGTGGACGGTATTTGTCTTACCGTCGTGCGCTTCGACCGCGACAGTTTCACCGCCGGTCTGTCGCAGGAGACGCTCGATCGCACGACGCTGATTGGCCGCATCCCGGGCGACGCGGTCAACCTCGAAAGTGCGCTGCGCGCCGGGGGCAAGCTGGGCGGCCACATCGTCACCGGCCACATCGACGGCGTCGGCCGCTGTGTGGCGGTTCATCCCGCCGGCCTTTCCTGGGAGATCGACTTCGAGGCGCCGCCGGCGGTGGCCCGCTACATCGTCGAAAAAGGCAGCATCGCCATCGACGGCATCAGCCTGACGGTGGCCGCCTGCAACACTGCTGGCGATTGGTT harbors:
- the trmFO gene encoding FADH(2)-oxidizing methylenetetrahydrofolate--tRNA-(uracil(54)-C(5))-methyltransferase TrmFO — translated: MIEPVRVIGGGIAGAEAAWQCARAGVPVVLSEMRPVRPSPAHHTDHLGELVCSNSFGAMATDRAPGLLKEELRRLGSLVIAVADAHAVPAGGALAVDRAVYTRELTERVANHPLIELRREEVTEIPAAGLVVFATGPLTSEPLAHGLQALTGLGYLSFFDAASPIVAGESLDTEKVFLASRYDRGEAAYYNCPMSEPEYRAFWEALASAEQAELKEFEHEERKFFEACLPVEELARRGYETLRYGPLKPVGLTDPRTGRWPFACVQLRQEDRAGRLWNLVGFQTNLKWGEQKRVFQMIPGLEQAEFVRLGVMHRNTFLCSPHLLAPTLQFHAHPRLLACGQLTGTEGYTAAVAGGWLAGTNAARLAQSRDPLVLPVETMAGALVDYVSHGDPKTFQPMPPNFALLPEITPRIRHKQQRYWAYRDRALAAIDTFGRTHGLGAAPALARAN
- a CDS encoding riboflavin synthase; this translates as MFTGIVEETGTLLALGSEEIAVRAAKVLKDVALGDSISVDGICLTVVRFDRDSFTAGLSQETLDRTTLIGRIPGDAVNLESALRAGGKLGGHIVTGHIDGVGRCVAVHPAGLSWEIDFEAPPAVARYIVEKGSIAIDGISLTVAACNTAGDWFRVAIIPHSFAETTLGAIKPGDPVNLEADLIGKYVEKLLGGSKRDSQENLTPAFLAEHGFL